Proteins found in one Agaribacterium sp. ZY112 genomic segment:
- the sufT gene encoding putative Fe-S cluster assembly protein SufT encodes MAEQRMVSTVREVPARLVPVGDPMTIPANTFVTITQSLGGNYTVVYQGNMLRVDGTDADALGLEKYELEFEDLGDGRIHEEQIWEALETVYDPEIPVNLRALGLIYSLKVCQHSGEVVIEMTLTAPGCGMGPVLVGDVKHRVRLVPNVKSVSVELVFDPPWHRDMMSEEAQLETGMFF; translated from the coding sequence ATGGCCGAGCAACGTATGGTCAGTACTGTTCGCGAGGTACCTGCCCGTTTGGTTCCCGTGGGTGACCCGATGACCATCCCCGCCAATACCTTTGTCACCATTACCCAAAGCTTGGGCGGCAATTACACGGTGGTTTATCAAGGTAATATGTTGCGAGTTGACGGCACTGATGCTGACGCGCTTGGACTTGAAAAGTACGAACTTGAATTTGAAGACTTAGGTGATGGCCGTATACACGAAGAGCAAATCTGGGAAGCTCTAGAAACGGTATACGATCCTGAGATACCTGTTAACCTTCGCGCCTTAGGTTTAATTTATTCGCTTAAAGTGTGTCAGCACAGTGGTGAAGTCGTTATTGAAATGACCTTAACGGCACCTGGTTGCGGCATGGGCCCTGTGTTAGTCGGTGACGTAAAACACCGTGTGCGTTTAGTGCCAAATGTAAAAAGTGTGAGTGTTGAACTCGTATTTGACCCTCCATGGCACAGAGATATGATGAGTGAAGAAGCCCAGCTCGAAACGGGCATGTTCTTTTAA